GAGTTTTCAAACAGTATCCTCTGCTGGGGACAGCAATCAAAGGAGGAGTATTTAAACTGGTTAAAAAAGGGTGAAGTTATAATATCTACAGCTATCCATGAATTCCAAGGCCTTGCAGTTATGGAGGGAGTACAACATGGAGCCATCCCTGTAGTTCCCAATAGACTAAGTTACCCTAGCTGGTTTGATAAAGAGTACCTCTATGAAAACAGTGCTGGGGAGTTAGCTAAAGGAATAATAAAACAATTTACAGAAAAATCTGATCTACCTAATTTAGACTCTCTTACATGGAGAATATTAGAGGAAAATTATATTGAACTTTTACAAAAATCCACAACATCTTTATAAGGAAGTTTTCCACCAAAGATATCTAGGGCTGAGCCGACAGTAACATTCACTCTATTTTGTCCTAACTCCTTAATATTTTTTAAATCTCCAAGATTAGAAATCCCACCAGCATATGTTACTTTTACAGGAGAGAAGTCTCCAAGAATTTTTACAAGATTCAAATCTGGTCCCATCATTTTCCCTTCTACAGAAGCTGCATGAATCAACAACTCATCACAATATCCACCAAGAAGCTTTAAACTCTCCTTATCTATCTTAACATCTGTAATATTCTGCCATCTATCTGTAACAATAAAATACTCACCATTAATCTCTTTACAACTTAAATCCAAAACTAAATGCTCTTTTCCAACAATATTTACAAGTTTATTTAAATTTTCAAAGTTTATAACTCCATCCTTAAAAACAAAGGATGTGACAATTACATGACTAGCCCCAGCTTCTAGGTATTTTTTAGCGTTATCAGAGTTAATACCACCACCGACTTGCAATCCCCCAGGCCAAGCTTTTAAAGCATCTAGAGCAGCCTTATCATTATTAGAACCAAGCTTTATTATATGCCCACCCTTTAGGTTATCTTTTTTATATAGTTTAGAATAGAAATCTGATGTCTGTTTACTTTCAAAATTTACAGATAGGTCAGAGCTAAAATCTGATAGAGTGCTACCAACTATCTGCTTAACCTTGCCTTCATGAATATCAATACACGGCCGAAATTCCATTAATCCCCCTTGGAGTGTTAATTATACCAAGGGGGATTAATATCTACAATCTATTTAATAGTGATTCTACCATCTGTAGCTGGAGTTATATCTCCACCTAATTCGATAATGTAATCAATAAAAGCGTCTCTTTGCATTAAAGATGAGTCATAATAATCTGTACCATTTTTAAATACAGAGTATCCATCACCACCAGATGCCAAGTATGAGTTTAATGCAATATTATAAACTCTATTAGGATCTACAGCTTCACCACCAATTGTTAAACTTTCAACAGTTTTAGCCTCAGCGTTAAATACAACTCTTACTTCTTTAGAAACTTGAGCCATTGAACCTGCACCAATATTTTGAGCAGCCTTATCAAATAGAGCAATTACATCACTACCCTTAAGAGAGATTTTTGCAATTGAGTTATCAAATGGAAGAACTTCATAAATTGTCTGCTTTTGAATCTCTCCTGCACCTAATGTAGCTCTAATTCCACCACCGTTTTGGAATGCAAAGTCAATATCTTGTCCCATCTCTTGTAGAAACCAGATCTGAGAATCTGTAACAATATCACCTAGAGCTGTCTCCATTCTTCTAGTATCATCGTTTAAGAAAACATCTGTAGCATTTCCAATAACTTCACTTAATACAGCATCTACTTTATCTGCATAAGGCTGAATAATATCTAATAAACCTTGGTCTTGTGCTAACTCTTCTCCAACATATTTATAGATACTATTTCCATCAGCATCCTTCTCTCTATATTGAACATTAATTGGATCCAAGTTCCAGTCAAAAGAAGTTACAACACCATCTTTAAATTTAATAGATGCATTACCTACATATAGACCCCAATGTCTAGCTTGAACAATAGGAACACCATTTTCCATTGCAGGCTCTTCTAACATTGTATGGCTATGTCCATCAATAATCATTGATAATCCAGGAACATTTGCAGCTAATCTTCTTGAACCCTTCTCATTAGAATCATATAACCCCATATGAACTAGAGCTATAACAATATCAGCTTTTTTCTTTAACATAGGAACTAACTCGTTAGCTACTTCAACTTCATCTAAAAATTCTAACCCACTAATATTCTCAGGGTTTCCTGTATCTACAGTTCTAGAATCTGTTAAACCAAGAATAGCAACTTTAAAACCATCATACTCTTTAATAATATAAGGTTGTACATTATCAAGATACTTTCCATCTTTTTTAATATTTGCACTTAACCATGGGAAGTCTGACATTTCAATCTGCTTCTGCATAATATCCCAACTATAATCAAACTCATGATTACCCATTGTCATTGCATCAACACCAATATAGTTATAACCTAAAATATCTGGCTCACCCTTAAAAAAGTTAGACTCAGGTCTTCCTGTATTAATATCCCCTGCATCTAAAATAAGAACATTCTCATTTTTTGCTAAAACACCATTTACGTAGGTAGCTCTTGCAGGTAACCCACCCTGACCACCAGCTGGGTAGTCATAAAATGCAAGAGGATGACCATGATAGTCGTTAGTATGAAGAATAGTAAGTTCATGCTCCACACCTTTTTGTTCTACAGGTCCTGTAGATAGGCAACCAAACATCAATACAGATACAACTGTGATTGATAACAATTTAGTTAGAATTTTCATTTTGTCTCCTTTTTTGAATTAATTCATAATAATCTTAATAACTATAAATTAAAATTTCAATGAAATCTTTTTTTATGTTAATACTGTTACACTACAGCTGTCAAATTATTTCTGTAAGAATTGTAAAATTACA
Above is a genomic segment from Thiospirochaeta perfilievii containing:
- the hisA gene encoding phosphoribosylformimino-5-aminoimidazole carboxamide ribotide isomerase — translated: MEFRPCIDIHEGKVKQIVGSTLSDFSSDLSVNFESKQTSDFYSKLYKKDNLKGGHIIKLGSNNDKAALDALKAWPGGLQVGGGINSDNAKKYLEAGASHVIVTSFVFKDGVINFENLNKLVNIVGKEHLVLDLSCKEINGEYFIVTDRWQNITDVKIDKESLKLLGGYCDELLIHAASVEGKMMGPDLNLVKILGDFSPVKVTYAGGISNLGDLKNIKELGQNRVNVTVGSALDIFGGKLPYKDVVDFCKSSI
- a CDS encoding bifunctional metallophosphatase/5'-nucleotidase, with the translated sequence MKILTKLLSITVVSVLMFGCLSTGPVEQKGVEHELTILHTNDYHGHPLAFYDYPAGGQGGLPARATYVNGVLAKNENVLILDAGDINTGRPESNFFKGEPDILGYNYIGVDAMTMGNHEFDYSWDIMQKQIEMSDFPWLSANIKKDGKYLDNVQPYIIKEYDGFKVAILGLTDSRTVDTGNPENISGLEFLDEVEVANELVPMLKKKADIVIALVHMGLYDSNEKGSRRLAANVPGLSMIIDGHSHTMLEEPAMENGVPIVQARHWGLYVGNASIKFKDGVVTSFDWNLDPINVQYREKDADGNSIYKYVGEELAQDQGLLDIIQPYADKVDAVLSEVIGNATDVFLNDDTRRMETALGDIVTDSQIWFLQEMGQDIDFAFQNGGGIRATLGAGEIQKQTIYEVLPFDNSIAKISLKGSDVIALFDKAAQNIGAGSMAQVSKEVRVVFNAEAKTVESLTIGGEAVDPNRVYNIALNSYLASGGDGYSVFKNGTDYYDSSLMQRDAFIDYIIELGGDITPATDGRITIK